One segment of Tamlana crocina DNA contains the following:
- a CDS encoding electron transfer flavoprotein subunit alpha/FixB family protein, producing MSVLVYTESEQGTFKKAAFEVASYAKAVADQLGTSVTAIAINNNDTSALANYGVDKVLKVSNEQLNKFNAKAYAAAIQQAAEQEGSKVVVVSSSADSKYLAPLLAVGLNAGYASNVVAAPSSTSPFTVKRSAFTNKAFENTQINTDVKIVGVSNNAFGLVENSGSASAEDFSPAIPELTVKVESVDKATDKVTIADAEIVVSGGRGLKGPENWGLIEELADVLGAATACSKPVSDLGWRPHGEHVGQTGKPVAANLYIAVGISGAIQHLAGVNASKVKVVINTDPEAPFFKAADYGVVGDAFQVVPELTEKLKAFKAQQ from the coding sequence ATGTCAGTTTTAGTATATACAGAATCAGAACAAGGTACATTTAAAAAAGCGGCTTTCGAAGTGGCTTCGTACGCCAAAGCCGTGGCAGACCAATTAGGAACGTCTGTTACCGCCATTGCCATAAATAACAACGACACTTCGGCTTTAGCCAACTACGGTGTCGATAAAGTTTTAAAAGTAAGTAACGAACAATTAAATAAATTCAACGCTAAAGCCTACGCTGCAGCCATACAACAAGCTGCTGAACAGGAAGGCAGCAAGGTTGTGGTAGTAAGCTCTAGTGCCGATAGCAAATACTTGGCTCCGCTTTTGGCCGTTGGTTTAAATGCCGGTTACGCTTCCAATGTGGTTGCTGCACCTTCAAGCACCAGCCCGTTTACCGTAAAACGTTCGGCGTTTACCAATAAAGCTTTTGAAAACACCCAAATCAATACAGATGTAAAAATTGTTGGTGTTTCAAACAATGCTTTCGGTTTGGTTGAAAATAGTGGTAGCGCTTCCGCGGAAGACTTTTCGCCTGCCATTCCAGAATTGACCGTAAAAGTAGAATCGGTTGATAAAGCCACCGACAAAGTAACCATTGCCGATGCCGAAATCGTGGTTTCTGGCGGAAGAGGCTTAAAAGGTCCAGAAAACTGGGGTTTGATTGAAGAGTTAGCCGATGTATTGGGTGCTGCAACAGCCTGCTCTAAACCCGTTTCCGATTTAGGCTGGAGACCGCACGGCGAGCACGTAGGTCAAACCGGGAAACCCGTAGCCGCGAACCTTTACATTGCCGTTGGTATTTCGGGCGCTATTCAGCATCTGGCTGGTGTAAACGCTTCAAAAGTAAAAGTAGTGATCAACACCGATCCCGAAGCACCGTTTTTTAAAGCCGCCGATTATGGCGTAGTTGGCGATGCCTTTCAAGTGGTTCCAGAACTCACCGAAAAATTAAAAGCCTTTAAAGCGCAACAATAA
- a CDS encoding bifunctional nuclease domain-containing protein yields the protein MSLVRLNIKGISYSQTQNGAYALILNEVDGDRKLPIVIGAFEAQSIAIALEKEISPPRPLTHDLFKNFADRFEIVVKQVIIHKLVDGVFYSSLICERDKIEEIIDARTSDAIALALRFQAPIFTYKNILDKAGIYLKVNPKKEEEESTEDSILMDEMVAKELEPESPKESLRSKTLDELQKMLDEAVAQEDYEKAAHIRDEISKRE from the coding sequence ATGAGTTTAGTACGATTAAATATAAAAGGCATTTCATACAGCCAAACCCAAAATGGTGCTTATGCCTTAATTTTAAATGAAGTGGATGGCGACCGTAAACTCCCTATAGTTATTGGTGCTTTTGAAGCCCAATCTATAGCTATAGCTTTAGAAAAGGAAATCAGTCCGCCGCGACCATTAACACACGATCTTTTTAAAAATTTTGCCGACCGTTTTGAAATTGTAGTAAAACAGGTGATTATCCACAAGTTGGTTGATGGCGTTTTTTATTCCAGCTTGATTTGCGAGCGCGATAAAATTGAAGAAATTATTGATGCCAGAACCAGCGATGCCATTGCTTTGGCGCTACGTTTTCAGGCGCCTATTTTTACATACAAAAACATTCTCGATAAAGCCGGAATTTACCTAAAGGTAAATCCTAAAAAGGAAGAAGAGGAAAGTACGGAAGACAGCATTTTAATGGACGAAATGGTAGCCAAGGAGTTGGAACCCGAGTCTCCCAAAGAAAGCCTAAGAAGTAAAACTTTAGACGAGCTTCAAAAAATGTTGGATGAAGCCGTCGCACAGGAAGACTACGAAAAGGCGGCCCACATTCGTGATGAAATCTCTAAACGGGAATAA